DNA sequence from the Anaerolineae bacterium genome:
CGGCACTACCGATAAGTTTTATTCTGTCTTCGTGCATCTGGTGGATGAAAGAGGGCAGGATGTAGCCTTTGGAGATGCTCCTCCTGCTGGCGGTCAAAATCCCACTACTTCCTGGATTCCAGGGGAATACATAACGGATCCTCACTCTCTGAAAATACCCGAAGGCCTTCCCCCCGGGACTTATTACCTTCAGGTGGGCTTTTACCTTCCCCCCTATGGCCCGAGGATTCCGTTGAGCGGGGGCGGGGATAGCTTAACCCTGCCTGGGGTAAAATTAATTTTGGAGGGAGAATAAAATGAGGGACTGCGTATTTTGCCGAATTGTCCGGCGGGAAGCGCCGGCTGAAATTGTATACGAGGACGAAAAAGCCATGGCTTTCATGGATATAAACCCGGTCACCCCTGGCCACACTCTCCTGATCCCGAAGGCCCATTTCCGCAACATCTTTGATCTAGATGAAGAGGTGGCATCTCACCTTATGAAGGTGGCGGTGAAGCTCGCTCCCATCCTTCGGGAGGCTATGGAGGCCGACGGCCTCAACATTCTCAACGCCAACGAACCAGCAGCTTTCCAGAGCGTTTTTCATTTCCATTTGCATCTTGTTCCCCGAACCTTCGGGGACGGGATAATGCCTCCCTGGATCCAGAAGCCTGGCAATCCAGCTCAGATAAGAGCCGCTGCCGAGAGGATAAGGAAAGTTGTGGAGGCAAAGAAGGTTTGGTCA
Encoded proteins:
- a CDS encoding HIT family protein, which translates into the protein MRDCVFCRIVRREAPAEIVYEDEKAMAFMDINPVTPGHTLLIPKAHFRNIFDLDEEVASHLMKVAVKLAPILREAMEADGLNILNANEPAAFQSVFHFHLHLVPRTFGDGIMPPWIQKPGNPAQIRAAAERIRKVVEAKKVWSGKGD